Proteins found in one Syntrophobacterales bacterium genomic segment:
- the mtnA gene encoding S-methyl-5-thioribose-1-phosphate isomerase produces the protein MKDPIRTLFWKDNAVVMLDQRALPIEENYLVCSDYRQVVAAIKNLTVRGAPAIGVAAAMGIALGALTLFGESPLQIEHDFDEICSQFSVSRPTARNLFWGIERMRGRFNEALKQLSKNGQSFENHNYLSPASPPRSISAAELAVIQKILIAEAIQICEEDIAINIRLGQNGSDFIPDGARILTHCNAGALATAGYGTALGVVRAAWEKGKKLHVYADETRPVLQGARLTAWELTREGIPCTLITDNMAAFLMKQRQVDLVLVGADRIAANGDTANKIGTYGLAVLAFAHGLPLYVAAPLSTIDTSLAAGSQIPIEEREHAEVTHCGGVQTAPAGVCVWNPAFDVTPADLITAIITEKGVIRPPFDAGIKSLHQPSAE, from the coding sequence ATGAAGGACCCGATCCGGACGCTTTTCTGGAAAGATAACGCCGTGGTCATGCTCGATCAACGGGCCTTGCCGATCGAGGAAAACTACCTTGTCTGCTCCGATTACCGGCAGGTGGTCGCTGCGATCAAAAACCTGACGGTCCGCGGCGCTCCGGCCATCGGCGTCGCGGCGGCAATGGGAATTGCCCTCGGCGCCCTTACCCTCTTTGGCGAGTCACCCCTCCAGATAGAGCATGATTTTGACGAAATATGCAGTCAATTCTCGGTCTCCCGCCCGACCGCCCGGAACCTGTTCTGGGGGATAGAGCGAATGCGCGGCCGTTTTAACGAAGCCCTGAAGCAGTTGTCAAAAAACGGTCAAAGTTTTGAAAATCACAATTATTTATCCCCGGCCAGTCCTCCCCGGTCAATCAGTGCAGCGGAGCTCGCGGTTATTCAGAAGATCCTGATCGCCGAGGCCATTCAGATATGCGAGGAGGATATCGCGATCAACATCCGCCTCGGTCAAAACGGCAGTGATTTCATACCCGACGGCGCCCGGATACTTACCCACTGCAACGCCGGGGCGCTCGCCACCGCCGGCTACGGAACGGCCCTCGGCGTCGTTCGGGCGGCCTGGGAAAAAGGCAAAAAACTCCACGTTTACGCCGACGAAACGCGCCCCGTTCTCCAGGGGGCAAGGCTTACCGCCTGGGAACTGACCCGCGAAGGCATCCCCTGCACCCTGATTACCGACAATATGGCGGCTTTTCTGATGAAACAAAGGCAGGTCGATCTGGTGCTCGTTGGGGCCGACCGCATCGCCGCGAATGGCGATACTGCAAACAAGATTGGTACTTACGGCCTTGCAGTCCTTGCTTTCGCCCACGGACTCCCCCTCTATGTCGCTGCCCCCCTCTCGACAATCGATACCTCCCTCGCCGCTGGCAGCCAGATTCCTATCGAGGAGCGGGAGCACGCCGAGGTAACTCACTGCGGCGGCGTCCAGACCGCCCCGGCAGGAGTCTGCGTCTGGAATCCCGCCTTCGACGTTACCCCGGCAGACCTCATAACCGCGATCATCACCGAAAAAGGCGTAATCCGTCCGCCCTTTGACGCCGGCATAAAATCACTCCATCAGCCGTCCGCAGAATAA
- a CDS encoding KUP/HAK/KT family potassium transporter has product MSSSPTAKNVECGVSKKTSLLALGIAALGVVYGDIGTSPLYAMKQTFFGAHPLARNLENVLGVLSLVFWTLLLIVGIKYVLLVLRADFHGEGGIFALLGIIREQNTRKVRSKGFMWAVTTAVMIGAASLYGEGIITPAISVLSAYEGLEVITSAFQPAVIWLTVITLLLLFLFQSRGTARVGGIFGPIMIVWFITLGVAGLVWIIAHPVVLKAVNPLYAVQFLHTHGLRVVFVLGAVVLAITGVEALFADLGHFGRRAIQFSWYSFVFPCLLLNYFGQGARLLDSAPVLNNNLFYALFPQYDPVIYLVVALATMATVIASQALISGAFSMTRQGIALGFFPRIKIVFTSAEIEGQIYIPAVNWILLAGCLLLVIGFKTSSSLAAAYGIAVTGTMAITSFIFYFVARGWGWKWYLIGPACLFFLLLDISFFSANTLKFFAGGFVPIVIALFLFYLMKTWQWGRAQLAFAFSEFLNVPLQRYLELKQQMTESPHLRTQFGMRSIAQVERAIVFMTSRPVLSPDDPCPIGLRIYIRRNGAIPKHIILLNVAQLSRPVVPDTERFDVISLGVNTVAVNARYGYTQKPDVPVLLRTLKRKGLLRINERRWTIQVGEEEILLDSSLRLFRRLMLRFFLTIMRFTNSADRYFGLREFAGRNKTIIPVVIGRKSAHVIVLDDDPVDLKSTGAD; this is encoded by the coding sequence TTGAGTTCTTCTCCCACAGCAAAAAATGTTGAGTGCGGCGTTTCCAAAAAGACGAGCTTGCTGGCGCTGGGCATTGCCGCGCTGGGGGTGGTGTACGGCGATATCGGTACGAGCCCCCTCTACGCAATGAAACAAACCTTCTTCGGGGCGCACCCGCTGGCGCGCAACCTGGAAAATGTCCTGGGCGTTCTGTCGCTGGTTTTCTGGACGTTGCTGCTTATTGTGGGTATCAAGTACGTCCTTTTGGTGCTGCGCGCCGATTTTCACGGCGAAGGGGGCATTTTTGCCTTGCTGGGGATCATCAGAGAGCAAAATACCAGAAAAGTAAGATCCAAAGGGTTTATGTGGGCAGTTACCACTGCCGTTATGATCGGCGCAGCCTCTCTTTATGGCGAGGGCATCATTACCCCGGCGATCTCGGTGCTTTCGGCTTATGAGGGGCTGGAGGTGATAACGTCCGCCTTCCAGCCCGCCGTCATCTGGCTGACGGTGATCACCCTCCTGCTGCTTTTTCTGTTCCAGAGCCGCGGCACGGCGCGCGTTGGCGGGATTTTCGGCCCGATCATGATCGTCTGGTTCATCACCCTCGGCGTCGCCGGTCTGGTCTGGATTATTGCTCATCCCGTCGTGCTTAAGGCGGTCAATCCGCTGTATGCAGTCCAATTTCTCCACACCCACGGCCTCCGGGTAGTCTTCGTTCTCGGGGCGGTAGTGCTTGCCATCACCGGGGTCGAGGCCCTCTTTGCCGATTTGGGGCATTTCGGGCGTAGGGCGATCCAGTTTTCCTGGTACTCGTTCGTTTTTCCCTGCCTGCTTTTAAACTATTTCGGTCAGGGTGCGCGGCTGCTCGACAGTGCTCCTGTTCTCAACAACAATCTCTTCTATGCCCTCTTTCCGCAGTACGACCCGGTCATCTATCTGGTCGTTGCGTTGGCGACAATGGCCACGGTGATCGCCTCGCAGGCGCTGATTTCGGGCGCCTTCAGCATGACGAGGCAGGGAATTGCCCTGGGGTTTTTCCCCCGCATCAAAATTGTCTTCACGTCGGCAGAAATCGAAGGGCAGATTTATATCCCCGCGGTGAACTGGATTCTTTTGGCCGGCTGCCTGCTTCTGGTGATAGGTTTCAAGACCTCGAGTTCGCTTGCGGCAGCTTACGGTATCGCGGTTACTGGGACGATGGCCATCACATCGTTTATCTTTTATTTCGTGGCGCGGGGCTGGGGATGGAAGTGGTACCTGATCGGCCCGGCATGCCTCTTTTTTCTGCTGCTGGATATTTCCTTCTTTTCCGCAAATACGCTGAAGTTTTTTGCTGGCGGTTTCGTTCCGATCGTGATCGCCCTGTTCCTCTTTTACCTGATGAAGACCTGGCAGTGGGGGAGGGCGCAATTGGCCTTCGCCTTTTCCGAGTTTCTGAATGTTCCCCTCCAGCGCTACCTGGAGTTGAAGCAGCAGATGACCGAAAGCCCGCACCTGCGCACCCAGTTTGGCATGCGCAGCATAGCCCAGGTCGAGCGGGCCATCGTTTTTATGACCTCAAGGCCCGTCCTGTCGCCCGACGACCCCTGCCCAATTGGCCTGCGCATCTATATCCGGCGTAACGGCGCAATACCCAAACACATCATCCTGCTGAACGTTGCCCAGTTGAGCAGGCCGGTCGTTCCCGACACGGAGCGCTTTGACGTGATTTCGCTCGGCGTGAATACCGTAGCTGTCAACGCGCGCTATGGCTACACGCAGAAACCGGATGTTCCTGTTCTGCTGCGGACGCTCAAGAGGAAAGGGCTCTTACGGATCAATGAGAGGCGCTGGACCATTCAGGTTGGCGAGGAGGAGATATTGCTCGACTCCTCTTTACGGCTTTTCCGGCGGCTGATGTTGAGATTTTTCCTGACGATCATGCGCTTTACCAATTCCGCCGACCGCTATTTTGGCCTGCGCGAGTTTGCCGGGCGCAACAAAACGATCATCCCGGTTGTCATCGGGCGCAAATCCGCCCACGTAATCGTCCTCGACGACGATCCCGTCGATCTGAAATCAACTGGCGCGGATTAG
- a CDS encoding UvrD-helicase domain-containing protein — MSKPIQKITVAISDDFLKSFSAIPKKQQSKVREFVEKFRVNPASPAINYEKIQMAKDQNLRSVRIDQDYRGIVLKPASGNVYMLLWVDHHDDAYAWASNRVYSVHADTGSLQVVKVEQQTALQTADGPQKSEHAEQMLFDAFGDVELLQLGVPVLLLPLVRRIGNQTALDALESQLPQEAFEALFFLAEGFSLEEVLKETLKEQPPAKVDTADFVTALEKPDSKRRFHVVEGALELAEILNSPLELWRIFLHPSQRSIVEKDFNGPVRVLGGAGTGKTVVAMHRAKWLAEKVFMGESERILFTTFTKNLAADIQGNLRKLCPADVMKRIDVVNLDAWVIQFLKKHGYHYGLIFQGETGSYWQNALNLAPAGLNIDESFYLQEWTQVIQAQGIKTVDEYLKASRVGRQKKLTRPMKQAIWTVFEEYRAQLNAKGLKEITDAVRDARIILQNKGDILPYRTILVDEAQDIGPEAFKFIRQMIPESRGELKNDLFIVGDAHQRIYRNRVVLSRCGINIKGRSKKLKINYRTTEETRKWAVRLLEGKAVDDLDGELDSQKGYKSLLHGDSPEARCFHSFAEEVQFIDGYLKQLAKAGIDVNTVCLVARTNGLLKQYEAALQEKGLKTYLIKRSVAEDRGAPGLRLATMHRVKGLEFDEVIIASVNEGVVPLQLPSMNDQSASQAEENESLERALLYVSATRAKKKVLMTSCGVKSRFL; from the coding sequence ATGTCCAAGCCGATACAGAAGATCACCGTTGCGATATCAGACGATTTCTTGAAGTCCTTTTCCGCCATTCCCAAAAAACAGCAATCCAAGGTTCGGGAGTTCGTGGAGAAATTCCGCGTGAATCCTGCATCGCCTGCCATTAATTACGAGAAGATTCAGATGGCCAAGGATCAAAACCTTCGGTCTGTTCGCATCGATCAGGATTATCGAGGAATTGTTTTAAAACCGGCTTCCGGCAACGTGTATATGCTCCTCTGGGTTGATCATCATGACGATGCCTATGCATGGGCGTCAAATCGTGTTTATTCGGTTCACGCAGATACGGGCAGTCTCCAGGTTGTGAAAGTCGAACAACAAACCGCTTTGCAAACTGCTGACGGCCCCCAGAAATCGGAGCATGCAGAACAGATGCTCTTTGATGCCTTTGGAGATGTCGAGCTCCTGCAACTCGGCGTACCAGTTCTCTTGCTGCCTCTGGTTCGCCGGATTGGGAATCAGACGGCCTTGGATGCGCTGGAGAGTCAACTTCCCCAAGAGGCCTTCGAGGCGCTTTTCTTCCTTGCCGAGGGGTTTTCCCTGGAAGAGGTCCTCAAGGAGACGCTCAAGGAACAGCCGCCGGCCAAGGTGGATACCGCAGATTTCGTTACCGCCCTTGAGAAGCCGGACAGCAAAAGGCGTTTCCATGTGGTGGAGGGGGCGTTGGAACTGGCGGAAATACTGAATTCACCTTTGGAGCTGTGGCGAATATTCCTCCATCCTTCCCAGAGAAGCATTGTGGAAAAGGATTTCAATGGACCCGTTCGCGTTCTTGGCGGGGCAGGAACCGGCAAGACCGTGGTGGCGATGCATCGGGCGAAATGGCTTGCGGAGAAGGTCTTTATGGGGGAAAGCGAGCGAATCTTGTTTACGACCTTCACCAAGAATCTGGCGGCGGATATCCAGGGGAACCTTCGCAAGCTGTGCCCGGCGGATGTGATGAAACGAATTGACGTCGTCAATCTGGATGCCTGGGTCATCCAGTTCCTGAAAAAGCATGGCTATCATTATGGGTTGATCTTCCAGGGCGAGACGGGATCATATTGGCAAAATGCGCTCAATCTTGCACCCGCGGGTCTGAATATCGATGAATCATTTTATCTTCAGGAATGGACGCAGGTGATCCAGGCTCAGGGCATTAAGACGGTCGATGAATACCTGAAGGCTTCGAGAGTCGGGCGACAAAAGAAACTGACCCGCCCAATGAAGCAGGCCATCTGGACTGTTTTTGAGGAATATCGCGCGCAGTTGAATGCAAAGGGCTTGAAGGAAATAACCGATGCCGTCAGAGACGCCCGCATCATCCTGCAAAACAAGGGGGACATTTTGCCTTACAGGACCATCCTTGTGGATGAGGCCCAGGACATCGGTCCGGAAGCATTCAAGTTCATCCGACAGATGATTCCGGAATCCCGCGGAGAGTTGAAAAATGATCTTTTCATCGTGGGGGATGCCCATCAGAGAATCTATCGCAACAGAGTCGTTTTGAGCCGCTGCGGCATAAATATCAAGGGGCGGAGCAAAAAACTCAAAATCAATTACCGTACAACCGAGGAGACGAGAAAGTGGGCTGTCCGGTTGCTGGAGGGGAAAGCCGTTGACGATCTTGATGGAGAACTGGACTCGCAAAAAGGGTACAAATCCTTGCTCCACGGAGACTCTCCAGAGGCCCGATGCTTTCATTCCTTTGCCGAGGAAGTGCAGTTCATTGACGGTTATCTGAAGCAACTGGCAAAGGCCGGGATTGATGTGAATACGGTCTGCCTTGTGGCAAGAACCAATGGACTGTTGAAGCAATATGAAGCGGCACTGCAGGAAAAGGGCTTGAAAACCTATCTGATTAAACGAAGTGTCGCGGAAGACAGGGGAGCGCCGGGTTTGCGCTTGGCGACCATGCATCGTGTCAAAGGCTTGGAATTTGATGAGGTGATCATTGCCAGCGTCAACGAGGGTGTCGTGCCCCTGCAATTACCTTCCATGAATGATCAATCTGCGAGCCAGGCAGAAGAAAACGAAAGTTTGGAACGCGCCCTGCTTTACGTTTCCGCGACACGGGCAAAAAAAAAGGTGCTGATGACCAGTTGTGGAGTGAAGAGCCGATTCTTGTAA
- the gatA gene encoding Asp-tRNA(Asn)/Glu-tRNA(Gln) amidotransferase subunit GatA has translation MELNQLTIHELKEKLRSGATTAEEITASSFARIEAVEKDVHAYITLMKETAFAEAKRADAAIKKGEGGLLSGIPIALKDIACTKGTLTTCGSRMLANFVPPYDAAVIEKLRAAGAVFIGKTNMDEFAMGSSTETSYYGTSRNPWDLSRIPGGSSGGSAAAVAADECIAAIGSDTGGSIRQPAALCGIVGMKPTYGRVSRYGLIAFASSLDQIGPFTKDVEDCALMMNVLAGYDNRDSTSADQEVPDYRQFLGKGIAGWKVGIPKEYFVGGLDPEVEKAVRGAIKTIEEAGAQCVEISLPHTEYCLAVYYIVAPAEASSNLARYDGVKYGFRFPQGRDLLDTYKKTRSAGFGNEVKRRIMIGTYALSSGYYDAYYKKASQVRSLIKRDFDLAFQTCDALLTPTTPTPAFRIGEKTDDPMQMYLSDLFTISTNLAGIPGISVPCGYSASSLPIGVQFLAGHFQEGRLLQIASAYEKYAQIEKRRPNL, from the coding sequence ATGGAATTGAATCAACTGACAATTCACGAACTTAAAGAAAAACTCCGTTCCGGCGCGACCACCGCCGAGGAGATAACGGCCTCATCCTTTGCCCGAATTGAGGCGGTGGAAAAGGATGTCCATGCGTATATCACGCTGATGAAAGAAACGGCCTTTGCCGAGGCGAAGCGGGCTGACGCGGCGATTAAAAAAGGCGAAGGCGGGCTTTTGTCCGGCATCCCGATCGCGCTGAAGGACATCGCCTGTACAAAAGGAACCCTTACGACCTGCGGCTCCCGGATGCTTGCCAATTTCGTGCCGCCGTACGACGCGGCCGTCATCGAGAAACTGCGCGCGGCGGGGGCGGTATTCATCGGCAAGACCAACATGGATGAATTTGCAATGGGTTCCTCCACCGAGACATCTTATTACGGAACATCCAGAAACCCTTGGGATCTTTCGAGAATTCCCGGTGGCTCCAGCGGCGGCTCGGCTGCGGCGGTCGCGGCCGACGAGTGCATTGCCGCAATCGGCTCCGATACGGGCGGTTCGATCCGTCAGCCGGCGGCTCTCTGCGGCATCGTCGGAATGAAGCCCACCTACGGCCGGGTTTCCCGGTATGGGCTCATTGCCTTTGCCTCTTCTCTCGACCAGATCGGCCCGTTCACGAAGGACGTCGAGGATTGCGCGCTCATGATGAACGTGCTTGCCGGTTACGACAATCGCGATTCCACGTCGGCTGATCAGGAAGTGCCCGATTACCGGCAGTTTCTCGGCAAGGGAATCGCTGGCTGGAAAGTTGGCATTCCGAAGGAGTATTTTGTCGGCGGGCTCGACCCCGAGGTTGAGAAGGCGGTCCGCGGGGCAATCAAAACCATCGAGGAAGCCGGCGCCCAATGCGTGGAGATTTCGCTTCCCCATACCGAATACTGTCTCGCCGTTTACTATATCGTGGCGCCGGCGGAGGCCTCCTCGAATCTGGCCCGCTACGACGGAGTTAAATACGGTTTCCGCTTTCCGCAGGGGCGCGACTTGCTCGACACGTATAAAAAGACCCGTTCGGCGGGGTTTGGAAACGAGGTAAAAAGGCGCATTATGATCGGTACTTATGCGCTTTCATCGGGGTATTATGACGCCTATTACAAGAAGGCCTCTCAGGTGCGCTCGCTGATCAAACGGGATTTCGACCTGGCATTCCAGACCTGCGATGCGCTTCTGACGCCGACAACGCCGACCCCGGCCTTTCGCATCGGCGAAAAAACGGATGACCCGATGCAGATGTATCTTTCCGATCTTTTTACCATTTCGACAAATCTTGCGGGAATTCCTGGTATATCAGTCCCCTGCGGCTACAGCGCCTCCAGCCTGCCGATCGGGGTGCAGTTTCTGGCGGGGCACTTCCAGGAGGGCCGTTTGCTCCAGATCGCCTCGGCCTATGAAAAATACGCCCAAATCGAGAAAAGGAGACCGAATCTCTAA
- the gatB gene encoding Asp-tRNA(Asn)/Glu-tRNA(Gln) amidotransferase subunit GatB has product MNFEPVIGLEVHAQLLTDTKIFCGCSTKFGAEPNSHTCPVCLGMPGVLPVLNKKVVDFLLKMAMATNCQINRESSFARKNYFYPDLPKGYQISQYAEPPVEHGWIEIETEGGKKRIGITRIHMEEDAGKLIHDENSPVSYVDLNRTGVPLIEIVGDPDLRSAEEAAAYLRRIHEILVYLEICDGNMEEGSFRCDANISLRPVGQKEFGTRTELKNMNSFRNVQRALEYELKRQQYLLESGGVVVQETRLWDDAAGVTKAMRSKEEAHDYRYFPEPDLVPIVVDDEWQDEIRRALPELPLEKRERFSSEYQLSAYDAGVLTQSRALADYFEEVARLSGQPKAAANWVTGDILRFLNDEKKTVGECPVAPANLAAMISLIQAGTISGKMAKDISEAMYKTGGTPEEIIREKGLVQITDGDALTAALSEILAKNPDQVAQYQSGKEKLFGFFVGQAMKATGGKANPRMLNDLLQKMLAKH; this is encoded by the coding sequence ATGAATTTTGAACCTGTAATCGGGCTGGAGGTGCACGCCCAGCTTTTGACTGATACGAAGATCTTCTGCGGCTGCTCCACCAAATTCGGCGCGGAGCCGAACAGCCATACCTGTCCGGTTTGCCTCGGGATGCCCGGGGTGCTGCCGGTGCTGAACAAAAAGGTCGTCGATTTTCTGCTGAAAATGGCGATGGCAACCAATTGCCAGATCAACCGGGAATCGAGTTTCGCCCGAAAAAACTATTTTTATCCAGATCTTCCGAAGGGCTACCAGATATCCCAATACGCCGAGCCGCCCGTTGAACATGGCTGGATCGAAATCGAAACCGAGGGCGGCAAAAAGCGGATCGGGATAACCCGGATCCACATGGAAGAGGATGCCGGCAAGCTGATTCACGACGAAAACAGCCCGGTAAGCTATGTCGATCTGAACCGCACCGGGGTGCCCCTGATCGAGATTGTCGGCGATCCTGACCTGCGCAGCGCCGAGGAAGCGGCGGCTTATCTCCGGCGGATTCACGAAATCCTTGTTTATTTGGAGATCTGCGACGGCAACATGGAGGAGGGGAGCTTCCGCTGCGACGCGAATATCTCCCTGCGTCCGGTTGGGCAGAAGGAATTCGGCACCAGGACCGAGCTCAAGAACATGAATTCCTTCCGGAATGTTCAGCGTGCCCTCGAATACGAGCTCAAACGTCAGCAATACCTGCTCGAAAGCGGCGGTGTGGTGGTCCAGGAAACCCGTCTGTGGGACGATGCTGCGGGGGTGACCAAAGCGATGCGGAGCAAGGAGGAGGCCCACGACTACCGCTACTTCCCCGAACCTGATCTTGTCCCCATAGTGGTTGACGACGAATGGCAAGACGAAATCCGCCGCGCCCTGCCGGAGTTGCCCCTGGAAAAGCGGGAGCGTTTTTCCAGCGAATACCAGCTTTCCGCCTATGACGCCGGGGTGCTTACCCAAAGCCGGGCGCTTGCCGACTATTTTGAGGAGGTTGCCCGCCTTTCCGGCCAGCCGAAGGCCGCCGCGAACTGGGTGACGGGAGATATCCTGAGATTTTTGAACGACGAGAAGAAAACCGTCGGGGAGTGCCCGGTTGCCCCGGCCAATCTCGCCGCGATGATCAGCCTGATTCAGGCAGGGACGATCAGCGGCAAGATGGCCAAGGATATCAGCGAGGCGATGTACAAAACCGGCGGGACACCGGAGGAGATCATCAGGGAAAAGGGGCTCGTCCAGATCACCGACGGGGATGCCCTGACTGCTGCGCTTTCCGAAATTCTGGCAAAAAACCCCGACCAGGTTGCCCAGTATCAGTCCGGAAAGGAAAAGCTCTTCGGTTTCTTTGTCGGCCAGGCGATGAAGGCGACGGGCGGCAAGGCCAACCCCCGGATGCTTAACGACCTGCTGCAAAAAATGCTGGCAAAACATTAA